From one Deltaproteobacteria bacterium genomic stretch:
- a CDS encoding glucose-6-phosphate isomerase, translating into MSLWTRYSKYRQYFGDIGIALDVSRMRFSESFLDDMAELASRAFNEMKALEGGAIANKDEQRMVGHYWLRNPTLAPNDRLRDDIAKVSSQVKKFVEGVRAGAISGTKAAKKFTRVLLVGIGGSALGPQLVCDALRKKSSPINMDFLDNTDPDGILRILQAVESELESTLVLIISKSGKTAETHNGYLHVKRYFEQKGLNFSKHAVAITGEGSILDELAKRDSWIARFPMWDWIGGRTSVFSAVGMLPAALLGVSTEDFLAGGAAMDEVTRVEDVRKNPAMMLALMWYFAGSGRGLRDMVILPYKDRLVLLSKYLQQLVMESLGKERNRRGEVVNQGIAVYGNKGSTDQHAYVQQLRDGVDNFFVTFIQVLSDVEEGDGSLRAGGALHVEPDITAGDYLNGFMFGTRSALYENGRDSITITIRDLSPKSLGALISLYERAVGYYASLVDINAYHQPGVEAGKLAAGRVIKLQQESLARLREEKCVNKSFTAMELAEMIKQREEVEAIYFILEHLAANAREGITQVDGETPDNARFTFFESSH; encoded by the coding sequence ATATCGCTCTGGACTCGTTATAGTAAATATCGGCAGTATTTTGGTGATATCGGCATTGCTTTGGATGTAAGTAGAATGCGCTTTAGCGAGAGCTTCTTAGACGACATGGCTGAACTGGCAAGCCGAGCGTTTAATGAGATGAAGGCGCTTGAGGGCGGAGCCATTGCAAACAAGGATGAGCAGCGCATGGTTGGTCACTATTGGCTACGCAATCCAACTCTGGCGCCTAATGATAGGTTGAGGGATGATATCGCAAAGGTTAGCAGCCAGGTTAAAAAATTTGTGGAGGGCGTTAGGGCTGGAGCTATTTCTGGGACTAAGGCAGCGAAGAAATTTACTCGCGTTTTACTAGTTGGCATTGGAGGTTCAGCTCTTGGGCCACAGTTAGTTTGCGATGCCCTTAGGAAAAAGAGTTCTCCTATCAATATGGATTTTTTGGACAATACCGATCCAGACGGGATTTTGCGCATTTTGCAGGCAGTGGAGAGTGAACTTGAATCGACACTGGTGTTAATTATTTCAAAGTCGGGTAAAACTGCAGAAACTCACAATGGGTATTTACATGTAAAGAGATACTTTGAGCAGAAAGGGCTTAACTTTTCGAAACATGCCGTAGCTATTACTGGAGAGGGGAGTATCCTTGATGAATTGGCAAAGCGGGATTCATGGATAGCGCGTTTCCCTATGTGGGATTGGATTGGTGGCCGAACTTCGGTTTTTTCGGCGGTTGGAATGTTGCCAGCGGCGTTGTTAGGAGTGTCTACAGAGGATTTCTTGGCGGGTGGAGCTGCAATGGACGAAGTAACGCGCGTCGAAGACGTGCGCAAAAATCCGGCCATGATGCTAGCTCTCATGTGGTATTTTGCCGGGAGCGGTAGGGGCCTTAGGGACATGGTGATTTTGCCATACAAGGATCGCTTAGTTTTGTTGAGTAAGTACTTGCAGCAGCTTGTAATGGAGTCGCTTGGTAAGGAAAGGAACCGAAGAGGAGAAGTTGTCAATCAAGGTATTGCTGTTTATGGCAATAAGGGCTCAACGGATCAACATGCCTATGTTCAGCAGTTGCGGGATGGAGTTGATAATTTTTTTGTAACATTTATTCAGGTGTTAAGCGACGTAGAAGAAGGGGACGGCAGTTTAAGGGCTGGTGGCGCTCTACACGTTGAGCCCGATATAACTGCTGGCGACTATTTAAATGGTTTTATGTTTGGAACTAGAAGTGCGTTGTATGAAAACGGCAGAGACTCGATAACTATCACTATAAGAGACTTGTCGCCAAAAAGTTTAGGCGCGCTTATATCGCTATACGAAAGAGCCGTTGGCTACTATGCCTCACTTGTAGACATCAATGCATATCATCAGCCGGGCGTAGAAGCTGGGAAGTTAGCGGCAGGAAGGGTAATTAAACTTCAGCAGGAGTCGCTAGCTAGGCTTAGAGAAGAGAAGTGCGTCAACAAGTCTTTTACAGCAATGGAACTAGCCGAGATGATTAAGCAGCGCGAGGAGGTGGAAGCTATCTATTTCATTCTTGAACATTTGGCTGCCAACGCTAGAGAGGGGATTACGCAAGTCGATGGCGAAACGCCTGACAACGCGAGGTTTACTTTTTTTGAAAGTAGTCACTAA
- the metF gene encoding methylenetetrahydrofolate reductase [NAD(P)H] has product MNFAELYSTHKRILSLEFFPPKQEAALSAALELIADLKTLNPDFMTVTYGAGGGTRTLSGKMLRFIANNLHVPAVAHLTCVCHSIEEINSILDSLEKDGIRNILALRGDLPLGQENFSQHPSGFSCARDLVRHIAKRGRFHIAVAGYPEMHPEATSVKADIEYLKSKIDAGAEIIITQLFFDSSLYFDFLARAVSEGINVPIVPGLMPIGNVSQIKRFTNLCKASMPDSLIAALSAIENDKEAVIEFGINFAESLARKLLDGGAPGIHLYTLNNSRQARPLIERLSDYFQKK; this is encoded by the coding sequence ATGAACTTTGCCGAACTTTATAGCACCCATAAAAGAATTCTTTCACTAGAATTCTTCCCCCCAAAACAAGAAGCTGCCTTAAGTGCCGCACTGGAATTAATTGCCGATCTAAAAACTTTAAACCCTGACTTCATGACCGTAACCTACGGAGCTGGTGGAGGGACTAGAACGCTTAGCGGTAAAATGCTTAGATTTATCGCCAATAACTTGCATGTGCCAGCAGTAGCTCACCTCACTTGCGTCTGCCACAGCATAGAGGAAATAAACAGCATACTAGATTCCTTAGAGAAAGATGGTATCAGGAACATTTTAGCACTTCGCGGAGATCTTCCTTTGGGCCAAGAAAATTTCAGCCAACATCCGTCTGGATTTTCTTGTGCGCGTGACCTAGTAAGACATATTGCAAAACGCGGTCGATTTCACATAGCGGTCGCCGGCTATCCAGAAATGCATCCAGAAGCCACTTCCGTTAAAGCCGACATAGAATATCTAAAATCAAAAATAGATGCTGGTGCGGAAATAATTATCACTCAGCTTTTCTTTGATTCATCCCTGTACTTTGATTTTCTCGCCAGAGCTGTCAGTGAGGGGATTAACGTTCCCATAGTCCCAGGACTAATGCCGATAGGAAATGTCTCGCAAATTAAGCGCTTTACTAATCTTTGCAAAGCATCGATGCCAGACTCCCTTATAGCAGCACTAAGTGCCATAGAAAACGACAAGGAAGCTGTAATAGAATTTGGAATAAATTTCGCAGAATCACTTGCCCGCAAACTCCTCGATGGAGGCGCCCCAGGAATACATTTATATACGCTAAACAACTCCAGACAAGCCCGGCCGCTAATAGAAAGACTTAGTGACTACTTTCAAAAAAAGTAA
- a CDS encoding FAD-dependent oxidoreductase, with protein sequence DFAFGASSRSSKMLHGGIRYLEQRDLSLVREALQERDLLLKNAPHLTRMRDFLFPVIPKRSRSAWQINLGLSLYSLLAKNFHAQASVGPHKKSLFRHASSPSSIESRKLESMGLCFSKLFTYFDGQMDDARIVIENIVDAGVLGALTINYACIEELRLAKTVNDKYWQVKWKCNISNESFESKAKFVVNAAGSWAPELHNIAYPQDKEEWGKKLPTVIFSRGSHLLFSQPWPTSGVILPTPTKGRYYFVWPYYAPGAQATMVGTTEIPLTNNEENSLSSQQEVEELLGYLRRDLPNSHLNESTLYRTFSGVRTLVIPSRSHKRANFFAKNTGTSNISRTHVWIERDSYLCLLGGKFTNARATAEEASQKIHMLFGKNRDRTYGEESTRHRPLPGAKDWSEHEKNKLIEKLVSVFTQRANCFSDRQKSAALPSIQLEANNAVMRFGIRAKALLDEKYNIAKFDPVISDFASPLLQAQIRYAIIQEQAVKIEDILRRRLSITLLPAGQVRGLEEAKRELLSLSYRNHKEIDKDISDYQNSWIGK encoded by the coding sequence GGATTTTGCCTTCGGAGCCAGTAGCCGTTCTTCTAAAATGCTTCACGGCGGTATTCGCTATCTGGAGCAGAGAGATCTCTCCTTAGTTCGCGAAGCCTTGCAAGAAAGGGATTTACTCCTAAAAAATGCGCCGCACCTAACAAGGATGCGGGATTTTTTGTTTCCAGTTATACCAAAGCGCAGTAGGTCTGCATGGCAGATTAATCTTGGCTTATCTCTGTATTCATTGCTGGCTAAGAACTTTCATGCTCAGGCAAGTGTGGGGCCGCATAAAAAATCTCTTTTTCGACACGCTAGTTCCCCTTCATCTATCGAATCGCGCAAACTCGAATCTATGGGCCTCTGCTTCTCGAAACTTTTTACCTATTTCGATGGTCAAATGGATGATGCCCGAATTGTAATAGAGAACATAGTCGATGCAGGCGTTCTAGGAGCACTCACTATCAACTACGCCTGCATTGAGGAGCTGCGTTTAGCAAAAACCGTCAATGACAAATATTGGCAAGTTAAATGGAAATGCAATATCAGCAACGAATCTTTTGAGAGCAAGGCAAAGTTCGTTGTAAATGCAGCTGGCTCATGGGCTCCAGAACTGCATAACATCGCTTACCCGCAAGACAAAGAAGAATGGGGCAAGAAACTGCCCACGGTGATCTTTAGTCGCGGCAGTCATTTGCTTTTCTCTCAGCCTTGGCCAACCTCGGGAGTCATACTGCCTACCCCCACAAAGGGGCGATATTACTTCGTCTGGCCATACTATGCGCCAGGTGCTCAAGCTACCATGGTTGGAACTACGGAAATTCCGCTAACAAACAATGAAGAGAATTCGCTGTCCTCTCAACAAGAAGTAGAAGAACTTTTGGGGTATTTAAGGCGCGACTTACCCAATTCTCACTTAAACGAATCTACGCTATATCGCACATTTAGCGGTGTAAGAACTCTTGTCATACCGTCTCGCTCTCATAAGCGCGCTAACTTTTTTGCGAAGAACACTGGCACTAGCAATATATCCCGCACCCATGTGTGGATAGAACGGGACTCATATTTGTGCTTACTAGGGGGAAAGTTTACAAATGCACGTGCAACTGCCGAAGAGGCCTCGCAAAAAATACATATGCTTTTTGGCAAGAACAGAGATCGCACTTACGGCGAAGAGTCCACAAGGCACAGACCTCTTCCCGGTGCCAAAGACTGGAGTGAGCACGAAAAAAATAAGCTAATAGAGAAACTGGTCAGTGTTTTTACACAAAGGGCTAACTGCTTTTCGGACAGACAAAAAAGTGCGGCATTGCCCTCTATTCAACTCGAGGCTAACAATGCCGTTATGCGCTTTGGCATCAGAGCAAAGGCACTATTGGACGAAAAGTACAATATTGCTAAATTCGACCCAGTAATCTCAGACTTTGCATCCCCACTTTTGCAAGCCCAGATTCGCTATGCCATAATTCAAGAGCAGGCTGTAAAGATTGAGGATATTTTAAGGCGCAGGCTTAGCATAACATTATTACCAGCAGGCCAAGTTAGAGGTTTAGAGGAAGCAAAGCGGGAGCTTTTATCGCTAAGTTATCGAAATCACAAGGAAATCGATAAGGACATAAGTGATTACCAAAACAGCTGGATAGGGAAATGA